Sequence from the Candidatus Poribacteria bacterium genome:
CGGGCGCGGGCGGTGTTTCCGGCGCTATCGACGGCGGCGATCCGCAGTTCACCCGGCTGCGCCCTGAGGAGATAGGTCTCTCCCGATTTGGTTCGCCCGATGAATTGATCGTTAGCGAACCAATAGATCCTCCCATCGCCAGCATCTGTGTAGGCCTGGAGCGGAATCTGACCCGTGTTTCGTATCCCTCGCGTCATGAGGTAGCTTGATCCGTCCGTGGGATGTATGAGGCGAAGTCCCGTCCTCGTCACCTCTCCGCCGCAGCCGGGTGGCAGAGGAGGAGGGGCGCCTTTAAGCCCCATGACGGCAGCTACAAGCGGAGGATATATCGTGAAAGTCCGCCAGACCACCTCTCCGGGACGATATCGCTTCCACGGGCAAGCCCGATAGCCGGTCCTCGCCTCAACCAGGAAGGCCTTATGGAAGGGGCATCTTCGCGACGGAATTCGATCTCGCACAACCCAAACCTTTTTGGTCTCCGGGCAGTGGTCGGAGGGAGGTAGTCCGGAAAGGGAACAGACCGGAATCTGAACTAAGTGATCATACGCCATTGGGATCTCTTTGACCTTGGAGCCGAGGGCGGCGAGGATGTCGAAAGTTATAGGCGCGGCCGCTTCAGCCCCCACAATTCCCTCTGCCCCCTTGCCTGAGAAGTTGCCGACCCAGACGCCGACGGTGAAATCATGTGTGAGTCCTATACACCACGCGTCACGCCGTCCCCATGAGGTGCCGGTTTTCCAGTAGACAATCACATTCGAGCTCAGAAGGTTATGTGCTTTGGGGGCATCGGGACGCCCTCTAAGCGATAGAGCGCGGAGGGTCAGCGATACGGCACCGGGGTTTAGAAGCTCCTTCTCCCTTAACCTATCGCCTTCCGTAAGGCGAGGTGATCCATGTCTGCCGTCGCGTGCAAGGGTGACGTAGAGATTGGTCAGATCTAAAAGCCGAACCTCCATACCGCCTGTAATGAGGGTTAAACCGTAATCATGCCTCTTTCCGTTCGCCAACCCGGCGCTCTCCAGAAACGAGAGAAACCTCCGATAGCCCGTCCGTCTCAGAAGATCTACGAAAGGGTAATTCAGGGAATAAGCCAGGGCGAGCTCAGCCGGCACGAGACCTCGATACCTGCCGTTGAAATTTGAGGGCCGAAAGCCGCTGAAATCTCCCGGCACGTCCTCCAGAGCTGTAGCCGGAGTGATGATGCCATCCTGAAGTGCCAGCGCATATAGAAACGGCTTCAGAGCGGACCCGGGGGAGCGGAGCACATCAAAACCGATGATCTGCCCTCCATGGACGTCGTCCCAGTAATCGAGCGATCCGACCAGCGCTCGAACCTGACGTGTGGCGTTTTCCATGACGACGATGCTGGCGTTATAAGCGTCGAGCTCGCGTAGCCTCGGGACATGGCTTCTGGCGATCTCCTCGGCTATATGCTGAATCCTGGGATCGATGGTCGATCGGATATCAACCCCATTCGGGTGGATCAGCCGGAGGTAATCGGCGGCATGAGGGGCATGGAAGGGGAACTTCCGGACGTGATCCGGTACGGGCGTCCTCAACGCCTCCTCATATTGCTTATCATCTATCAGGTTATACCTCCTCATACGGGCTAAAACCCGATTTCGAGCTTCGATCGCCCTCAGCGGATCGCCTGTCCCCGAACAACGGGATGTGGGGGATTGAGGAAGGCTCACCAGATAAGCCACCTCGGCGGGTGTCAGATCCTTTGGAGGTTTTCCGAAATAGGCCAACGCTGCCGCCCCTACCCCCTCGTAGTTCCGGCCATATGGAGCGTGGTTGAGGTAAAGCTCCAATATATGCCGCTTGCCCAGGCGAAGCTCGAACTGAACTGCCCGGAACATCTCGTGCAGCTTGGCGAATATCGTTCGAGGTTTGGGCTCCGCTAATCTGGCCAACTGCATCGTCAGGGTCGATCCACCGGAGATTATCCTGCCCGCTCGCGCATTCTGCCATATCGCCCGAATGATGGCGAAAGGGTTAACGCCCGGATGCCACCTGAAAAACCGATCCTCATAACATATGGTTGTGCGAACCAACAGCGGGTCTATCTCCTCCAGGGACGTCCATATACGCCATTTTCCATCCGAACTCAGGTAGACCCTCATAATCGACCCATCGCGGAATCGAATCACCTGCGAGAGTGGAGGATACAGCCCATTCGGAAGCGGGATAAGGAGCAAAGCGAGAGGAATCAAAATCGCCATGGTGACGAAGGGGATGAGGATCTTATATCTCCCTCTCAATCCCCTCTTCATCGCCCATCCTCCTGAGTTTCTCGGCGGTGATCATAATCCTCTCCATTCTCCCCTCGCCTATCTCGTCTATAGAGGGCGAGTGGAAGATATCCCAGAAGATCCCTCTGAGGAGATCCTCGGAGAAGATCTCCTCCTGCCAGTTTTCCAGATCGTCTAGGTGGCCGAAGTAGATGGACAAGATGAAAAACGCCCTCTGCGGCAGCAGACCATCCCATTCCATCGCCCTGACGATCAGATTTACGCCATTGCCGCTGTTAAATCTGATCTCATCTCCCTCGAACTCCACATCACCGAATATCTCGTATCTATCGGTGTAATATGAGGCCTCCTCAAAGAGAAGCTCAATCGCCTCCTGGCCCTCCGGAGTCAGAACATATCTTCTATCGACGACCTCGATAAGACCGTTCTCGATCAGGTTATCCACGATAGGTTTGATCCGATCTGAGACCTCTTCAAGGGTGAGGTCAGATCCGCTGAGCTTATAGAGGAGAAAGGCGGATCTGAGGGAAAACAGAAGATCTTCCCTCTCGGAAGGGGGGATGCCTTCCAATGGGTCGAATGCCTCCCTCACCTCCAGGATGAGATCGATCAGGTTAAGCTTTTGTCCGTTGATCTCCACGCCATTTAGATAATCCCTCATGTATCCGTTTGGATCGATCGGTTCTCCCAATCCGTTACGGTAATAGCGGATCTCCACAAGCCCTTCCCTCTGCTCCCTGAGGAGGGCTTTGAGGGAGTCAAGGATATCGGGGAGGTCAGGGTTTACCCTGATATCCCTCTCGTTGAGCTCGGCATGTGAGGCCCTATCTATGAGCTCAGCGAGCTTCATATCTTCGGGCAGATCGTTCATCTCAAAACAGGCGTAAAATCCGTCGGCCAGGGGCATCTCGCCCAGCGTTATCCTGAGGATGAGGGGGTTTTCAAATCCGGACGAGATGGACTCCACGTAGAAGAGGGAGAGTTCATCCTCCTCCTTTACGGGCATCATCGGCCTATCTCCCGCCACCTCTGAAACCGCCGCCGAAACTTCGGAATCCACCGCCAAAGCCCCTAAAACCTCCGAATCTTCTGGGCCTAAAGCTGGATCGGAAACTACCCCACCTCGATCTTGTGGTGGTTCTCGGACGGGTGACTCTCCTCATGGTTGTCCCCGGCCGGGTCGCAAATCTTGATCTGCTGGCCGTGGAGCTCGCCCTTCGCGTGGC
This genomic interval carries:
- the pbpC gene encoding penicillin-binding protein 1C; protein product: MKRGLRGRYKILIPFVTMAILIPLALLLIPLPNGLYPPLSQVIRFRDGSIMRVYLSSDGKWRIWTSLEEIDPLLVRTTICYEDRFFRWHPGVNPFAIIRAIWQNARAGRIISGGSTLTMQLARLAEPKPRTIFAKLHEMFRAVQFELRLGKRHILELYLNHAPYGRNYEGVGAAALAYFGKPPKDLTPAEVAYLVSLPQSPTSRCSGTGDPLRAIEARNRVLARMRRYNLIDDKQYEEALRTPVPDHVRKFPFHAPHAADYLRLIHPNGVDIRSTIDPRIQHIAEEIARSHVPRLRELDAYNASIVVMENATRQVRALVGSLDYWDDVHGGQIIGFDVLRSPGSALKPFLYALALQDGIITPATALEDVPGDFSGFRPSNFNGRYRGLVPAELALAYSLNYPFVDLLRRTGYRRFLSFLESAGLANGKRHDYGLTLITGGMEVRLLDLTNLYVTLARDGRHGSPRLTEGDRLREKELLNPGAVSLTLRALSLRGRPDAPKAHNLLSSNVIVYWKTGTSWGRRDAWCIGLTHDFTVGVWVGNFSGKGAEGIVGAEAAAPITFDILAALGSKVKEIPMAYDHLVQIPVCSLSGLPPSDHCPETKKVWVVRDRIPSRRCPFHKAFLVEARTGYRACPWKRYRPGEVVWRTFTIYPPLVAAVMGLKGAPPPLPPGCGGEVTRTGLRLIHPTDGSSYLMTRGIRNTGQIPLQAYTDAGDGRIYWFANDQFIGRTKSGETYLLRAQPGELRIAAVDSAGNTARARITIHSL